In a genomic window of Lacrimispora sp. BS-2:
- a CDS encoding GntP family permease, with translation MTGLPLIFIFVLAIILMIVAISKFNIHPFIAIMSISLLLGLIAGIPLVDRTLEDGTKVSGLASVIGAGFSGTFSSIGIVIILGALIGTILEKTGAALKLADMVIRLVGKNNPVLAMEMMGWVVSIPVFCDSGFVILNPIRKALVNRTAASSVAMTVGLSSGLYISHVFIPPTPGPIAAASTLGIGENLLLVMGMGVLCSIFPLIAGFFYAKYIGGKVRSDDEADMGEITKTYEELVAEYGRLPGGFNALAPIIVPILFMAFSSVAAMANMQGFGADVIKFLGTPIIALAVGTVCGILQLKGAGKMETFYEITNDTLKTVGPILFVTAAGGVLGKVISSTDMVNYIKDHASVLSTMGIFFPFFLAAILKSAQGSSTVALTTTAGIIAPLLPMLGLESPVRVTLACMAIGAGAMTVSHANDSYFWVVTNFGAMTPEKGYKTQTMVTLILGIAGILEIFILTLILH, from the coding sequence ATGACAGGTTTACCACTGATTTTTATTTTTGTATTGGCAATTATCCTGATGATCGTTGCAATCTCCAAGTTTAACATTCATCCATTTATTGCCATCATGAGCATCTCACTGCTCTTAGGACTTATTGCAGGGATTCCGCTGGTCGATAGGACATTAGAAGATGGGACCAAGGTAAGCGGCCTTGCAAGCGTAATCGGGGCCGGATTTTCCGGCACATTCTCAAGCATCGGTATTGTTATCATCCTTGGAGCCCTGATCGGGACCATATTGGAGAAAACAGGGGCAGCCCTTAAGCTTGCTGATATGGTGATCAGGCTTGTGGGGAAAAACAATCCGGTCCTGGCCATGGAGATGATGGGCTGGGTGGTATCCATTCCCGTGTTCTGTGATTCCGGTTTTGTAATTTTAAACCCTATCCGGAAAGCTCTGGTAAACAGAACTGCCGCATCATCTGTAGCCATGACTGTGGGTCTTTCCTCAGGGCTTTACATTTCCCACGTTTTCATTCCTCCAACACCAGGCCCAATTGCCGCAGCTTCTACCCTTGGCATTGGAGAAAATCTGCTTCTTGTTATGGGAATGGGCGTGTTGTGCTCTATCTTTCCTCTGATTGCCGGGTTCTTTTACGCAAAATACATTGGAGGAAAGGTACGGTCTGACGATGAAGCCGATATGGGCGAGATAACAAAAACCTATGAGGAGCTGGTTGCCGAATACGGCAGACTTCCCGGCGGTTTCAATGCCCTTGCTCCTATTATTGTTCCAATCCTTTTTATGGCTTTTTCCTCTGTTGCGGCCATGGCCAATATGCAGGGTTTTGGGGCTGATGTTATTAAATTTTTAGGAACTCCCATCATCGCTCTGGCAGTTGGTACTGTATGCGGCATCCTTCAGCTGAAGGGAGCAGGTAAGATGGAAACGTTTTATGAGATAACCAATGATACCTTAAAGACTGTGGGACCGATATTGTTTGTAACGGCTGCCGGCGGCGTGCTGGGTAAGGTAATTTCTTCCACTGATATGGTGAATTATATCAAAGATCATGCTTCAGTACTGAGCACCATGGGTATTTTCTTCCCCTTCTTTTTGGCAGCTATTTTAAAGAGTGCCCAGGGTTCCTCTACTGTGGCTTTAACCACCACCGCAGGAATTATAGCTCCGCTGCTTCCAATGCTGGGCCTTGAAAGCCCTGTCCGGGTAACTCTTGCCTGCATGGCAATCGGCGCGGGAGCCATGACCGTTTCCCACGCAAACGATTCCTATTTCTGGGTGGTGACGAATTTTGGGGCCATGACTCCGGAAAAGGGGTATAAGACACAGACCATGGTAACACTGATTTTGGGAATTGCAGGAATCCTGGAAATCTTTATTCTGACTTTAATCCTGCATTAA